The Paramisgurnus dabryanus chromosome 1, PD_genome_1.1, whole genome shotgun sequence genome includes a window with the following:
- the LOC135779239 gene encoding tripartite motif-containing protein 16-like protein: MYSLLCSEMAEASISVSKDEFSCSVCLQLLNDPVTIPCGHNYCMICISKYWDKKGVQSCPQCRKSFSPRPDLNKNTVIAGMVEKLKKTKKAIPAQSHSGPGDVERDVSTGKKHKAINLGCQNSDGQNNFEQHEEFNLGKRHKVTDDGTGQLQQMICPQHGQILDFNCSDQHGVCHLCKLKETQKKYQQKIHMKQKQIQELRACVESHKRSAQTAVEDCEIMFTELISSIEKSRSEVSQLIRDQENAAVSQTEGLLDQLKKEIDDLRRRDDELEQLSNTNVDINFLQKFQSLSAPPESPDSSSITVMSLSFDDVGKSVSLLRDKLERFCREELEKISDRVKYTEITLCPKPKTRKDFLPYYHRLTLDPNTVNERLQLSEENRVVACIGNVCQYPDNPDRFHPLLQVLCREIVCGRCYWEVEWSNKVNISVSYKSIGRKGRVHESEFGLNDQSWSLFCSDSSYSFTHNKIKTELPVVSRCCKVGVYVDHSGGTLSFYNVSDSMTLIHSVQTIFTQPLYPGFKIHLKSKVKICDQTFM; encoded by the exons ATGTATTCCCTATTGTGCAG TGAAATGGCAGAAGCCAGTATTTCAGTGTCTAAGGATGAGTTCAGCTGTTCGGTGTGTCTGCAATTACTAAACGATCCGGTGACTATTCCCTGTGGACATAATTATTGTATGATATGTATCTCAAAGTACTGGGATAAGAAGGGAGTCCAGAGCTGCCCTCAATGCAGAAAGAGCTTCAGTCCAAGACCTGATCTGAATAAAAACACTGTTATAGCTGGAATGGTGGAGAAACTGAAGAAGACTAAAAAAGCTATTCCTGCTCAATCTCATTCTGGACCTGGGGATGTGGAGCGTGATGTTAGTActggaaaaaaacacaaagccATCAATCTGGGATGTCAAAACTCTGACGGTCAAAATAATTTCGAGCAACATGAAGAATTTAACTTGGGCAAGCGGCACAAGGTGACTGATGATGGAACCGGACAACTTCAGCAGATGATCTGCCCTCAGCATGGTCAAATTTTGGATTTTAACTGTAGTGATCAACACGGTGTGTGTCATCTGTGTAAACTAAAGGAGACTCAGAAAAAATACCAGCAGAAAATCCACATGAAACAGAAGCAGATTCAGGAGTTACGAGCGTGTGTGGAGTCTCACAAG CGCTCTGCACAGACGGCAGTGGAGGATTGTGAGATTATGTTTACTGAGCTGATCTCATCCATTGAGAAAAGCCGCTCTGAGGTGTCACAGCTGATCAGAGATCAGGAAAATGCTGCAGTGAGTCAAACTGAAGGACTTTTGGATCAGCTAAAGAAGGAGATTGATGATCTGAGGAGAAGAGATGATGAGCTGGAGCAGCTTTCAAACACAAATGTTGACATAAATTTTCTGCAG aaattccAGTCGCTTTCTGCTCCTCCTGAATCTCCAGACTCATCCAGCATCACTGTCATGTCTCTCTCTTTCGATGATGTTGGAAAATCTGTATCCCTTCTGAGAGACAAACTAGAGCGTTTCTGCAGAGAAGAGCTAGAAAAGATATCTGATAGAG TGAAATACACAGAGATTACTCTCTGCCCTAAACCCAAGACCAGGAAAGACTTTCTTCCAT ATTATCATCGGCTGACACTGGATCCAAACACAGTGAATGAACGTTTACAACTTTCTGAGGAAAACCGAGTAGTTGCATGCATTGGCAATGTCTGTCAGTATCCTGATAATCCGGACAGATTTCATCCTTTACTTCAGGTGTTGTGTAGAGAGATTGTGTGTGGACGCTGTTACTGGGAGGTTGAGTGGAGTAATAAGGTGAATATATCAGTGTCATATAAGAGCATCGGTAGGAAGGGACGCGTTCATGAGTCTGAGTTTGGATTAAATGATCAATCGTGGAGTTTGTTTTGTTCTGACTCCAGTTACTCATTCACACACAATAAAATCAAGACTGAACTCCCTGTAGTGTCCAGATGTTGTAAAGTAGGAGTCTATGTGGATCACAGCGGAGGAACTTTATCCTTTTACAATGTTTCAGACTCAATGACTCTCATCCACAGCGTCCAGACCATATTCACTCAACCTCTTTATCCTGGgtttaaaattcatttaaagTCTAAAGTGAAAATCTGTGATCAAACATTTATGTAG
- the LOC135779238 gene encoding guanylate-binding protein 4-like: protein MAMDKPVCLIDTESDGKLCVQQPALQILQKIEQPVVVVAVVGLYRTGKSYLMNRLAGKQTGFALGSTIESKTKGIWMWCVPHPSKKETTLVLLDTEGLGDVDKGDSKHDTNIFCLAVLLSSILVYNSRGTIDNKAIEELQYVTELTECIKVKSSDEDADESIEFVKFFPSFIWAVRDFTLELKIDGKDATENEYLDFALKLKNGTSKKVMEYNLPRECIQKFFPSRTCFTFPFPTAPENVSRLESLNPADLSPDFLKVTDHFCKFVFQESQAKKLKEGYTVTGRVLGNLAKTYVDTISSGAVPCLENAVIAMATIENEAAVKEGLEVYQSGMEKLKNSFPLELKDVSSEHQQLSNLATQTFMKRSFRDTDGTYLKSLEENINNLFERYLSLNEQASKSRCEDLLSSLTVEMTENLKQGLYAKPGGYNLFCKDLEDIVQKYNIQAAKEVKAEEVLEEFLKQKSVESKAILQADKKLTEKEKKIKEEQEKAALLIQEIKAKEEKQRQLEEKMEAERRSNEERMIQMKQKMDEEMKLQRLEAERAMESKLREQAALLEKGFKDKADMMSREMEEFKRQSAEAESNRAREFAEMLENSNRRNEESMAMMMQQHREQMQAIQEMNARSSDGCCIL, encoded by the exons ATGGCCATGGATAAGCCAGTTTGCCTCATTGACACAGAGTCAGATGGGAAGCTGTGTGTACAGCAGCCAGCACTGCAGATCCTGCAGAAGATTGAGCAGCCGGTGGTGGTGGTGGCTGTGGTCGGTCTCTATCGCACTGGAAAATCTTACCTGATGAATCGACTTGCTGGGAAACAAACAG GGTTTGCACTTGGCAGCACAATTGAGTCCAAGACGAAGGGGATCTGGATGTGGTGTGTGCCACACCCCTCTAAAAAAGAAACCACTCTGGTGCTGCTGGACACTGAGGGACTTGGAGATGTCGACAAG GGAGACTCAAAGCATGACACCAACATCTTCTGCCTGGCTGTGTTACTGAGCAGCATTCTGGTATACAACAGTCGAGGGACGATTGACAACAAGGCTATTGAGGAGCTGCA ATATGTTACTGAACTAACAGAGTGCATTAAAGTAAAATCATCTGATGAGGACGCTGACGAGTCAATCGAATTTGTGAAGTTCTTCCCTAGTTTCATCTGGGCTGTGAGAGACTTCACCCTTGAGCTAAAGATTGATGGCAAAGATGCAACAGAGAATGAATATCTAGATTTTGCTCTCAAGCTGAAAAATG GAACTTCCAAAAAAGTGATGGAGTACAACCTGCCCAGGGAGTGCATCCAAAAATTCTTCCCTTCAAGGACATGCTTCACTTTCCCATTTCCAACTGCTCCAGAGAATGTTTCTCGCCTGGAGAGCTTAAATCCTGCGGACCTTTCCCCTGACTTCCTGAAGGTCACGGATCATTTCTGCAAGTTTGTCTTTCAGGAGAGCCAGGCGAAGAAGCTGAAAGAAGGATACACAGTCACTGGCAGGG TTCTGGGTAATCTTGCAAAAACATACGTGGACACCATCTCTAGTGGGGCTGTGCCATGTCTGGAGAACGCTGTGATCGCTATGGCAACGATTGAGAATGAGGCTGCAGTGAAGGAGGGGCTTGAGGTCTATCAGAGTGGAATGGAGAAGTTGAAGAACTCCTTTCCCTTGGAACTGAAAGATGTGTCCTCAGAACACCAACAGCTCAGCAACCTGGCAACACAAACCTTCATGAAGCGTTCATTCAGGGACACTGATGGGACTTACCTAAAATCTCTTGAG gaaaacattaaTAATCTCTTTGAGAGATACCTAAGCCTAAATGAGCAAGCTTCAAAGAGTAGATGCGAGGATCTTCTGTCATCCCTGACTGTAGAAATGACGGAAAACCTTAAGCAAGGGCTCTATGCCAAACCTGGCGGCTATAATCTCTTCTGCAAGGATCTGGAGGACATTGTGCAAAAATATAACATCCAGGCCGCAAAAGAAGTCAAG GCTGAAGAGGTCCTAGAGGAGTTTCTGAAGCAGAAGTCTGTGGAATCTAAAGCTATTTTGCAGGCTGACAAAAAACTAActgagaaagagaaaaagattAAGG AGGAACAAGAGAAAGCAGCCCTCTTGATTCAGGAAATCAAAGCTAAAGAGGAGAAGCAACGACAACTAGAAGAGAAGATGGAAGCGGAGAGACGTAGTAATGAAGAGAGGATGATACAGATGAAGCAGAAGATGGATGAGGAGATGAAGCTTCAGAGATTGGAAGCTGAGCGTGCCATGGAAAGTAAACTGAGAGAGCAGGCGGCTCTGCTGGAGAAGGGCTTTAAGGACAAGGCAGACATGATGAGCCGAGAGATGGAGGAGTTCAAGAGACAGAGCGCTGAAGCTGAAAGTAATCGAGCTAGAGAGTTTGCAGAGATGTTAGAGAACTCCAACAGGAGAAATGAAGAGTCAATGGCCATGATGATGCAGCAACACAGAGAACAAATGCAAGCCATACAAGAAATGAATGCACGCTCTTCAGATGGGTGTTGTATCTTGTAA